One window of Candidatus Limnocylindria bacterium genomic DNA carries:
- a CDS encoding branched-chain amino acid ABC transporter permease, with the protein MRQVRAPFLPALLVLMAVVAAVPIVTNNPSLREELFLMFMLITLASSINIIMGYTGYVSFGHIVFFGIGGYIAFWLMQTLGMHFLLAAVAGAIPAALIAGLIGVPILRLRGAYFALATIGINEAMKSFVTNFEPFGGAVGMFFPFSIYGTYGGAREAAQLAYYTMTAVALGTIAASYAIKRSKFGLALMAIREDQDVAMVVGIDPARAKVLAYVVSAFFPALAGAAFFFKNGIIEPAHAFDLLRSIESLVMVVLGGIGTVAGPVVGAAVYEWLRGFLITSPTFANFQLAIAGLLLLVTVLFVTAGLIGWLRNRFPVLRAYIQ; encoded by the coding sequence GTGAGGCAGGTGCGCGCACCCTTCCTCCCCGCGCTCCTGGTCCTTATGGCCGTCGTCGCGGCGGTGCCGATCGTCACGAACAACCCGTCGCTGCGTGAAGAGCTCTTCCTCATGTTCATGCTGATCACGCTCGCGTCGAGCATCAACATCATCATGGGCTACACCGGGTACGTATCGTTCGGCCACATCGTCTTCTTCGGGATCGGCGGCTACATCGCGTTCTGGCTGATGCAGACGCTCGGCATGCATTTCCTGCTCGCGGCCGTCGCGGGCGCGATCCCGGCCGCGCTCATCGCGGGACTCATTGGCGTGCCGATCCTCCGCCTGCGAGGTGCCTACTTCGCGCTCGCTACGATCGGCATCAACGAGGCGATGAAGTCGTTCGTGACGAACTTCGAGCCCTTTGGTGGCGCGGTCGGAATGTTCTTTCCGTTCTCGATCTACGGCACATACGGCGGAGCGCGCGAGGCCGCGCAGCTTGCGTACTACACGATGACCGCTGTCGCGCTCGGGACGATCGCTGCCAGCTATGCGATCAAGCGCTCGAAGTTCGGGCTCGCGCTCATGGCCATCCGTGAGGACCAGGACGTCGCGATGGTCGTTGGGATCGACCCGGCGCGCGCGAAGGTGCTTGCCTATGTCGTGTCGGCGTTCTTCCCAGCGCTCGCCGGCGCCGCGTTCTTCTTCAAGAACGGGATCATTGAGCCGGCTCACGCGTTCGACCTGCTGCGGTCGATCGAATCGCTCGTGATGGTGGTACTCGGCGGCATCGGCACCGTCGCCGGGCCGGTCGTCGGCGCCGCAGTCTATGAGTGGCTGCGCGGATTCCTCATCACCAGCCCAACGTTCGCGAACTTCCAGCTGGCCATCGCAGGACTCTTGCTTCTCGTGACCGTCCTGTTCGTCACGGCCGGGCTGATCGGCTGGCTCCGCAATCGATTCCCGGTGCTGAGGGCGTACATCCAGTGA
- a CDS encoding branched-chain amino acid ABC transporter permease: MSLDALIPSAIDGLMLGFVYGLAAMGLTLIFGVMKVINLSHGPVIALGMFTVLVLSQTFGLNPYLGLVAALFLGLLLGVVIYFVAVDRVINAPELTTLLATFSVNLMIIGMGTVIFTTSPRAVDIDLGALRGGGITILGTHAVSVAIAIAVAAALYAFLFRTRLGKSIRAVANNRAAAELMGIDSRRMLALSFGIGTALAMTSGALLSTLFSFTILSGTTYEVKSFVIVVLGGLGNPTGALVGGIVLGLLEGVATVFIPVSWVPVLEYVIFVLILLVRPSGLLGSRA; this comes from the coding sequence ATGAGCCTCGACGCGCTGATCCCGTCGGCGATCGACGGACTCATGCTCGGCTTCGTCTATGGCCTGGCCGCGATGGGCCTGACGCTCATCTTCGGGGTGATGAAGGTCATCAACCTCTCGCACGGACCGGTCATCGCCCTTGGCATGTTCACGGTCCTCGTTCTCAGCCAGACCTTCGGACTCAACCCGTACCTTGGGCTCGTCGCCGCTCTCTTCCTCGGCCTTCTTCTCGGCGTTGTGATCTATTTCGTGGCGGTCGACCGCGTCATCAACGCTCCCGAGCTCACGACGCTGCTCGCGACCTTCTCGGTCAACCTGATGATCATCGGCATGGGCACGGTGATCTTCACCACCAGCCCGCGCGCCGTCGACATCGACCTCGGCGCACTGCGCGGCGGCGGGATCACGATCCTTGGAACGCATGCCGTGTCCGTGGCGATAGCGATCGCCGTGGCGGCCGCGCTCTACGCCTTCCTCTTCCGCACCCGCCTCGGCAAGTCGATCCGCGCCGTGGCGAACAACCGTGCGGCCGCGGAGCTCATGGGGATCGACTCGCGCCGCATGCTCGCGCTCTCCTTCGGCATCGGCACGGCCCTCGCGATGACCAGCGGCGCGCTCCTCTCGACGCTGTTCTCCTTCACGATCCTGTCTGGCACGACCTACGAGGTGAAATCGTTCGTCATCGTGGTGCTCGGGGGACTGGGCAACCCCACGGGCGCCCTGGTCGGCGGGATCGTGCTGGGGCTGCTTGAGGGAGTCGCCACCGTCTTCATCCCAGTGTCGTGGGTGCCTGTGCTCGAATACGTGATCTTCGTGCTGATCCTCCTCGTCCGGCCGTCGGGACTGCTGGGCTCGCGCGCGTGA
- a CDS encoding amino acid ABC transporter substrate-binding protein encodes MNFIRPSAVAIVLVGLLASACGGTAAPVASPTATTQASAAATTKKLVVGFTASQTGAQNVASKKQTEGIQLWVDDVTKAGGIKIGNNTVLMPEIKFYDDESKTDRVQALYTKLINDDKVDFLLSPYSSGLVKSAAVVSEQNGKVMVTAGGADDATMEQGFKYIFQVYTPASKYLTGAIDLMLKLDPTIKKVAIVNEKDPFSTSVVAAAKPYAESKGLQVVVSEGYDTGATDFNPFINKIVAATPDAIIGGGHFQDGTTFAKQLFEKKVNARFIALLVAPPEPTFSDVGDAAQYIVGPSQWETQVKYSEAGAKALSIPYYGTSVENFTKAYTAKFNAPPSYHSAGGYAAGLMLQKALEDAQSTDQEKVRAAFDKLDLMTFFGHVKFSTEAKTHGKQVAHDMVYVQWLKDASGKLATQIVWPLEAKSADAQMRK; translated from the coding sequence ATGAACTTCATCCGCCCGAGTGCGGTCGCCATTGTCCTGGTCGGGTTGCTCGCCTCAGCCTGTGGCGGTACGGCGGCTCCCGTCGCCTCGCCGACCGCCACGACGCAAGCGTCGGCGGCGGCGACCACGAAGAAGCTCGTCGTAGGCTTCACTGCCTCGCAGACAGGTGCGCAGAACGTCGCCTCGAAGAAGCAGACCGAGGGCATCCAGCTCTGGGTCGACGACGTCACGAAGGCGGGCGGGATCAAGATCGGCAACAACACGGTCCTCATGCCGGAGATCAAGTTCTACGACGACGAATCCAAGACCGACCGCGTCCAGGCGCTCTACACGAAGCTCATCAACGACGACAAGGTGGACTTCCTCCTGTCGCCGTATTCGAGCGGCCTCGTGAAGTCCGCGGCCGTCGTATCCGAGCAGAACGGCAAGGTCATGGTGACCGCGGGCGGGGCCGACGACGCGACCATGGAGCAGGGCTTCAAGTACATCTTCCAGGTCTACACACCGGCCTCGAAGTACCTCACCGGCGCGATCGACCTGATGCTCAAGCTCGACCCGACGATCAAGAAGGTCGCCATCGTCAACGAGAAGGATCCGTTCTCGACCTCGGTCGTCGCAGCCGCGAAACCCTATGCCGAGAGCAAGGGTCTTCAGGTCGTGGTCAGCGAGGGCTACGACACTGGCGCCACCGATTTCAACCCGTTCATCAACAAGATCGTCGCGGCCACGCCGGATGCGATCATCGGCGGGGGCCACTTCCAGGACGGCACGACGTTCGCCAAGCAGCTCTTCGAGAAGAAGGTGAACGCACGCTTCATCGCTCTCCTCGTCGCACCGCCGGAGCCGACGTTCTCCGACGTCGGTGATGCGGCGCAGTACATCGTCGGACCATCGCAGTGGGAGACTCAGGTGAAGTATTCGGAGGCAGGTGCGAAGGCGCTGAGCATCCCGTACTACGGGACGAGCGTCGAGAACTTCACGAAGGCCTACACGGCCAAGTTCAACGCTCCACCGTCCTACCACTCTGCGGGGGGGTACGCCGCCGGCCTGATGCTCCAGAAGGCGCTCGAGGACGCGCAGAGCACGGATCAGGAAAAGGTCCGCGCCGCCTTCGATAAGCTCGATCTCATGACCTTCTTCGGGCACGTGAAGTTCTCGACCGAAGCGAAAACACACGGCAAGCAGGTCGCGCACGACATGGTCTACGTGCAGTGGCTCAAGGACGCGTCCGGCAAGCTCGCCACGCAGATCGTTTGGCCGCTGGAGGCGAAGTCCGCGGACGCGCAGATGCGCAAGTAA
- the ligD gene encoding non-homologous end-joining DNA ligase has translation MKVGEREVAVTNPEKVFFPAQGLTKSDLIQYYADLAPYVLNHVERRPMQMKRHPNGVEGDFFYQKRVPNPHPDWLETVHISYPSGNEADFPVVTDAAGLVWIANLGCIEMHTWHSRVPDVAKPDYMLIDLDPSEGNPWEHVREIAMVVKEVLDELKLPSYPKTSGVSGMHILTPIVIELPFPEVRRFAKAVAAEVANRVPKIATITWVVKDRTGVFVDYGQNAFDRTIASAYSIRPMADARASAPLRWDEVPDVRPEAFTLETMRDRVAKVGDLTADIWQHRADLKPLFKALKLKDPVIDDRVLVRPSRQWTAEEQRAWRERGRGSGWNRGTSRRPPVAKAKEPRDPA, from the coding sequence GTGAAAGTCGGCGAGCGTGAAGTCGCGGTCACCAACCCCGAGAAAGTGTTCTTCCCGGCTCAGGGCCTGACGAAGAGCGACCTCATCCAGTACTACGCCGACCTCGCACCGTACGTACTGAACCACGTCGAGCGCCGCCCGATGCAGATGAAGCGCCACCCCAACGGGGTCGAAGGGGACTTCTTCTACCAGAAGCGCGTCCCCAATCCACATCCGGATTGGCTGGAGACCGTCCACATCAGCTACCCGAGCGGCAACGAGGCCGATTTTCCCGTCGTGACCGATGCGGCCGGTCTCGTGTGGATCGCGAACCTCGGCTGCATCGAGATGCACACCTGGCACTCGCGCGTCCCCGATGTCGCGAAGCCCGACTACATGCTCATCGATCTCGATCCGAGCGAGGGCAATCCCTGGGAGCACGTGCGGGAGATCGCGATGGTCGTGAAGGAGGTCCTCGACGAGCTGAAGCTGCCGAGCTATCCGAAGACCTCCGGCGTGTCGGGCATGCACATCCTCACGCCGATCGTCATCGAGCTCCCGTTCCCGGAGGTGCGGCGTTTTGCGAAGGCCGTGGCGGCCGAGGTCGCGAATCGCGTGCCGAAGATCGCCACGATCACCTGGGTCGTGAAGGACCGCACCGGCGTCTTCGTGGACTACGGTCAGAACGCCTTCGACCGGACCATCGCGTCGGCGTACTCGATCCGACCGATGGCCGACGCGCGCGCGTCGGCCCCGCTTCGCTGGGACGAGGTGCCGGATGTGCGGCCTGAGGCGTTCACGCTCGAGACGATGCGCGACCGCGTCGCGAAGGTCGGCGACCTGACGGCTGACATCTGGCAGCACCGCGCGGACCTGAAGCCGCTGTTCAAGGCGCTGAAGCTGAAGGACCCGGTGATCGACGACCGTGTGCTCGTGCGCCCCAGCCGCCAGTGGACCGCCGAGGAGCAGCGCGCCTGGCGCGAGCGCGGGCGCGGCAGCGGGTGGAACCGCGGGACGTCGCGGCGGCCGCCGGTGGCGAAGGCGAAGGAGCCGCGCGACCCGGCTTAG
- a CDS encoding YdeI/OmpD-associated family protein, whose product MAAVSFTTVAQPDPDPGEVLLIEVPARVVAALSDKKRVPVNVTLNGVRYRSTIAVYGGKFYLPARKEVREAAKLAPGKRAHVTLEADTAERTVMVPSDLARALSSAKRRPAFDALSFTRRKEHVEAVTGAKRPETRVARIAKVVASLRAQ is encoded by the coding sequence GTGGCCGCCGTCTCGTTCACCACGGTCGCGCAGCCGGATCCAGATCCCGGGGAAGTGCTCCTCATCGAAGTTCCAGCCCGCGTCGTCGCCGCGCTCAGTGACAAGAAGCGGGTCCCGGTGAACGTCACGCTCAATGGCGTTCGTTACCGGTCGACGATCGCGGTGTACGGCGGGAAGTTCTACCTGCCCGCGCGTAAAGAGGTCCGCGAGGCCGCGAAGCTGGCACCGGGCAAACGCGCTCACGTGACACTCGAAGCGGACACCGCGGAGCGTACCGTGATGGTCCCGAGCGACCTCGCGCGAGCCCTGTCGTCGGCCAAGAGACGTCCGGCCTTCGACGCGTTGTCGTTCACGCGTCGGAAGGAGCACGTCGAGGCGGTCACCGGCGCGAAGCGTCCGGAGACCCGCGTTGCGCGCATCGCGAAGGTGGTGGCGTCGCTCCGGGCACAATGA
- a CDS encoding CAP domain-containing protein gives MSTPAAPRVFVAAALIACLLVAWPGGLPSAAASLDAQESDLVSVVNTFRASHGLARLSLSDTLTFAAKWMATDMAIYDYFSHTSRDGRAPVQRMTDAGYPGPQTYTGENMAAGYATASEVLNGWLNSPAHYAVLTNPNYRAIGVGRAFSDGSSYHTYWVMDVGGIVDAATAVSAFDLGYHAAWGVQSPDVTLSPGETATMVVALRNTGYRGWYRGNAGQQANLGTADPLDAQRWDLDYGWPSASRIATTTTAYVGPGQLGWFQFQVRAPAQPGSYVLRARGVIDGATWLEDPGIYWTITVR, from the coding sequence TTGTCCACGCCCGCGGCGCCCCGTGTCTTTGTCGCGGCTGCCCTCATCGCCTGCCTGCTCGTGGCCTGGCCTGGCGGGCTCCCGAGTGCCGCCGCGAGCCTTGATGCGCAGGAGTCCGATCTGGTCTCGGTGGTGAACACCTTCCGTGCCTCGCATGGCCTCGCGCGCCTTTCTCTCTCCGACACCCTCACGTTCGCCGCGAAATGGATGGCGACCGACATGGCGATCTACGACTACTTTTCACACACTTCGCGCGATGGCCGTGCACCCGTCCAGCGCATGACCGACGCGGGCTACCCTGGCCCGCAGACCTACACCGGCGAGAACATGGCGGCCGGATACGCCACCGCGAGCGAGGTGCTGAACGGCTGGCTCAATAGTCCGGCCCACTACGCGGTCCTGACGAATCCGAACTACCGCGCGATCGGCGTCGGTCGCGCTTTCAGCGACGGCTCGAGCTATCACACCTACTGGGTCATGGACGTTGGCGGGATCGTCGATGCCGCCACCGCCGTCTCCGCGTTCGACCTCGGCTATCACGCGGCGTGGGGGGTGCAGAGTCCCGACGTCACGCTTTCGCCGGGCGAGACCGCGACGATGGTCGTCGCGCTCCGGAACACCGGCTACCGCGGGTGGTACCGGGGCAACGCCGGCCAGCAGGCGAATCTCGGCACGGCGGACCCGCTCGACGCGCAGCGCTGGGATCTCGACTACGGCTGGCCGTCGGCCTCACGCATCGCGACAACGACGACTGCGTACGTCGGGCCCGGGCAGCTCGGGTGGTTCCAGTTCCAGGTGCGCGCTCCCGCGCAGCCCGGCTCGTACGTGCTGCGTGCGCGCGGCGTCATCGACGGGGCGACCTGGCTCGAGGATCCCGGCATCTACTGGACGATCACGGTCCGCTGA
- a CDS encoding DUF5946 family protein, translating to MSDVCSCGLAVADGVEGCQRLFESIGLREYEDMRFARYHRIVVDVYALQHPDRYGRSAKSFAAHLTGLCAWLDDEPNAPTANAAVQRWLNGPSPIDKPTLPPAYGAVTIRQLVDTDDPVRYREVLLHWARSTWGAYASLHATARAWIAASPARATR from the coding sequence ATGAGCGATGTCTGCTCCTGCGGCCTCGCGGTCGCGGACGGCGTAGAGGGTTGCCAGCGTCTCTTCGAGTCGATCGGCCTGCGCGAGTACGAGGACATGCGCTTCGCGCGTTACCACCGGATCGTCGTCGACGTGTACGCGCTGCAGCATCCCGATCGGTATGGCCGCTCCGCCAAGTCGTTCGCGGCGCACCTTACAGGGCTGTGCGCATGGCTCGATGACGAGCCCAACGCGCCGACGGCCAACGCGGCCGTGCAGCGCTGGCTCAACGGGCCGTCGCCGATCGACAAACCGACGCTGCCGCCGGCCTATGGCGCGGTCACGATCCGCCAGCTTGTCGATACGGACGATCCGGTCCGTTACAGAGAGGTCCTGCTCCACTGGGCGCGTTCGACGTGGGGTGCGTACGCCTCGCTGCACGCCACCGCCCGTGCCTGGATCGCCGCGTCGCCGGCGCGGGCGACGCGATAG
- a CDS encoding MBL fold metallo-hydrolase encodes MEIAPGIRRIGPGLANVYLFEEGGAVTIVDAGMPGYWRALPAELAAMGRSLEDVRAVVLTHAHSDHIGFAERIRAERGVPIRVHELDELRAKGQVPGPRALGDFKVLPLLGFLLFGLHNGLRSPPILEVATFGDGATLDVPGTPRVIHAPGHTAGSAALHFAGRDAICVGDAFVTRNVINGATGPQLFPNFNTDNEMAFASLGRFEGVDARLVLAGHGEPWDRGLAEAVRVARANWVGRG; translated from the coding sequence GTGGAGATCGCGCCAGGCATCCGCCGCATCGGCCCGGGCCTGGCCAACGTGTACCTCTTCGAGGAAGGCGGAGCCGTCACGATCGTTGACGCCGGAATGCCCGGCTACTGGCGCGCACTTCCGGCGGAGCTCGCGGCGATGGGACGCTCGCTCGAAGACGTCCGCGCGGTCGTGCTCACGCACGCCCACAGCGATCACATCGGGTTCGCGGAGCGGATCCGGGCCGAGCGCGGCGTACCGATCCGCGTCCACGAGCTTGACGAGCTGCGCGCGAAAGGTCAGGTTCCGGGTCCGAGGGCCCTGGGCGACTTCAAGGTCCTTCCGCTCCTGGGCTTTCTCCTCTTCGGCCTGCACAACGGGCTGCGCTCCCCACCGATCCTCGAGGTCGCGACGTTCGGCGACGGCGCGACGCTCGACGTTCCCGGCACGCCGCGTGTCATCCACGCGCCCGGCCACACGGCGGGGAGCGCCGCGCTCCACTTCGCCGGGCGCGACGCGATCTGCGTCGGCGATGCGTTCGTCACTCGCAACGTGATCAACGGCGCGACCGGGCCACAGCTCTTCCCGAACTTCAACACGGACAACGAAATGGCCTTCGCGTCCCTGGGGCGATTCGAAGGTGTGGACGCGCGTCTCGTCCTCGCGGGACACGGCGAGCCCTGGGACCGGGGGCTCGCCGAGGCCGTGCGCGTCGCGCGCGCGAACTGGGTGGGTCGCGGATGA